In the genome of Achromobacter sp. MFA1 R4, the window CCATTGCATGGGGGGCTGCCGCGTCGACCGCCGTGGCTTGAATCGCCGGGAGCCATGAGCCCCCCTGGGCAAGATGGCTCCCTCTTGCGCCAACAAGGCCAAGCCCTTCCCTCGCGCCAAAAATAATTCTGTCGCCCTGCATCCAAAAGCGGCCCCCGCGTGTAGTACCTGCAACGGCGCGCATTCCGTGCGCCGTATCGGAAGATTCCTATTCCGCAGGAGACCGCTCATGACGACTCGCCCCGCCCCCGCCACCGGCCTTTTCACCGCCGCCCTGCTCGCCGCTTGCGGCCTGCTGCAAGCCCCGGCCATGGCCGCCTCGCAAGACGCGCTGCCCGCTGCTGTCCAGGTGCCCGCCGGCCACAAAGTGGCCTGGGAAACCGTAGGCACGGGAGACATCACCTATGAATGCCGCGCGAAGGCCGGCGCCAAGGACCAGATGGAATGGGTTTTCGCCGGTCCGAAGGCGGTGCTCAAGGACCGCCAGGGCAAGCAGGTGGGCACCTACTACGGCCCGCCCGCCACCTGGGAGGCCTCGGACGGCTCCAAGCTGACCGGCACACAGGTCGCCGTGGCGCCGGCCGGCGGGGGCAACCTGCCCTATCAACTGGTCAAAGCCAATCCCGCCATGGGCGCCGGCGCGCTGACGGGCGTCGCTTACATCCAGCGCACGGCGCTCAAGGG includes:
- a CDS encoding DUF3455 domain-containing protein, with product MTTRPAPATGLFTAALLAACGLLQAPAMAASQDALPAAVQVPAGHKVAWETVGTGDITYECRAKAGAKDQMEWVFAGPKAVLKDRQGKQVGTYYGPPATWEASDGSKLTGTQVAVAPAGGGNLPYQLVKANPAMGAGALTGVAYIQRTALKGGVAPQTPCTQAGQRSQVSYQADYIFWKAN